tttcactcaaaactttGCTGTGCCAAAGTGCAGCCTCACTGAGCTGCTATGTCTTGTTATAAAATTAGATGGAAGAGTGGCTTTGGCAGCATCTGTAGTTCTGTTTGTAGTTCAGAAATGTAAGACTGGCAGTGTCTTTGGGATGTTAACAACTGCTACCTTCTTGCTACTGTATATaatcatgaatatttaacataACCTCAGTATACTGAGgctaatatttatattaaccTACAGATATGGAGGACTTAACTTGCATTCTATTGTAACTCTTGTCTTTTGTCATGATGTTATGCATAGTAAAAGTTAGCATGATATGACTATACATTTCTGCCCTTAGCATGACAAAATGTTATTCAACAGTCATAATTGGGTCCATTTTAATAGACGTTTACCTGGAGCTAGTTGACTTTGGAAAATCCTCCACTGCTTCCACGTAGGAAGCTGGGAACCATCcctgactgaaaatgaaaggGACAGAAATTAAAGGTGACATAGTGGATTCAATGTTaatgtaaaagtacaaatatataaaagaacACTTTGTAGTACACAAAGTGTACAGAAAGGTTCTGTTAGTAGTTTTTATCCTTATCATTAATGTTTcagtttcatcttttcatcttcTAGCCTGTAACAatgctcatttttaaaaaatattctgttttccCCGAAACATGGTTGCTTCTATAAATGTAAAAGCTGATTTTTCCCAAGAATAAGGGGCATGTGTCTACGAAACTGAATGTAATAATGTTTGTAAAGTAACTTAATATGTTGAACTATTGAATGTATCTGACATGTACAGTGGATACAGATAGAGAGTggcagatacacacactcacagggaCACATCTCTCACCGTGAACTGCTGTCAGAACGTCCAAACAGCCAGCCGTTCTTGGGCTGTTGGACTGGCACAGTGATCATCTCTCCCCTGGTGAAGGGCAGCAGGGTGGGTTTGGAGCCGCTAGGCTGGTGGGCCACCAGGGCCCTCATGGATCTTCctccaccaacaccaccaccacctccagcTGAATCTCCAGAGCGAGACATGCCTCCATAGGGAGATGGGGCTGtagagatgaaaaatgaaacacataGGTGCAGAGAGGGCAGTTTACAACACAGGCAGCAGCTTTGGTGAACCTACTTAAATGGCAAAGAATCTTTTAGAGGGGAAACATGGAATTTAAGGAGAAGTACAATTCAATATTCTATTTATTCTTTATATCTGTTTTTGATACACCCCCACTGTATCTATTTTTACTCTAGATTAGCAAACTTAATAATTAGAATGACTTTGGGCAGAGGAAAGTACAAATGAGGAGGTATGAAAGTGCATAATTTGCAAAACGATgcagagggagagtgagagagatggacgaaagagggagaaacagagataAACGGCTTAAAGAATGATAAAGCGGCTGGTAGAGTGAAGGCAAAATGAGCTCTGATATACAGGAAGAGGCATTATGAGCTGCAAATGACTTACAGACGAAAATGAATATTACAGAAACACTGtgattcaaaacaaaaaatgaaaaatgttgcaacaaagtaaaatggaaaaatgttttttgaggaCTTCAACAACTAAGAGGTTGAAGCTCTGTTCAAATGAAGCACTCACGTCTTGATGGTATGAAACCTAGGGGCTGCTCTTCTCTGCTCTTCCCGATCTCCTCCCtcatccccatctgtacaaccAAGAATACACAACATTATATTACATGCACTGTTCCAGACAACTTAATCACTGCAGTTGTAATGTTAATATATCTTATAAACACCAGGAAACACCACAGTCATAATGGAAAAAACAGCTAACTCAtatcagaatttaaaaaaaggtcagTCAGCCAGTTTTGTCAGTTTGGAATTTCACACATAAGCAGCTCCAAATGACAACTGCAACCTTTCTGCATTTGAGGACTTCATCATGTAATGTGGCATCACTGAAATCACACAGTATATAGGAGGGAATTGatagaaaatgtttaaagtaGACTGAGAGAGTGCATGTTATCTTAAATAAACCGTCATAATGTGGAGGGTGTGTTGGATATAATGCATGATGCAATACGAAGAGCATGTTGTGTGTGATTGTAGAAACTAAAATATCTGCCTGAACTGGCTCACAGGCTTCTCTCTGGGCAGGAATAAATCCCAcctcaaaccaaaacaaacacaggatcCATGTTAATCCTCTGATTGTTATTACAGTAGGATGCAGGATCTGCAGGGTTCATTGGCATGTCACCTTTCAATGAGGAACAGACTGAAACTGACAGGGTTTATCTCAGGAGCGTCTCTGTTGTTCACTTGAATAGTAATTGCAGCCTTCATTCAAAGAACAATATACTTTGAGTTTGTGAATTATCCATAATCCTATTATTTTGAGATGTTAAGTTGTCTGAATTCATGCTCAAAGACATTACAGATTTAGTTTGCATGACAGCTTCAATTATTTAAGTGTCTGTGCAGAAAAATACTTATAATCTTATCACTATTACATAGTCTTTTATTCATGCGAGACAATCTGTGTCTTTCTATTTAAGCATCAGGTGAAATCCTCCTCAGAAAGCTTTGCCGTAACAAAATTATGCCTCATGCCAGAGGTGTGAGTCATACTGATGGCTTCAAATTCAATCAGGCTCAAACCACCAGAGGGCACCCTGgtaacaaaaatattttgcaaaaattCACTTGTTTCCCTCCAACatgctgtgtgactgtgtgtaatgtagTAATTAAAAGAAGATTAAGTCTGAATATCGTCCATGTCTTGGTGCTGATAACACCCACTTCCATCAAAATATGACTTCTTATCTAATATTTGTCTTAtaaattcagttcattcagtaACTTTAgaacaaaattttaaaagttATAATATCAGACAGATCTTATAGAGCTTCTCTCAATCCGTCTCAGACCCTGCTCCAATAACTCACTTTATAAACTCAGTGGAGTTGCTTTGTGAGTGACTGATTTCTATGAACTCACAGTGTTGTCAAGTGTGGTGGGCCGCCTGGCCTCAGGTCTTCTGGTGGCGTCCACATCCTGTGTCCAGGCATCCGCTCTCTGCTGGAGAGAACCCCCTGTCTGCCGCacacgcaggcacacacacacacacaaatatagaaacagaaataaatataggtacacacacagaaagtgcAGGAAAGTAACTAAGCATGTTTATTCAAGTACTATACTTATACAatcagtatttccattttctgctactatATACTTCTACTCTAtgacatttcagaaggaaatatgtTTTACTCCAGTACACACTTATCTGACATCTATTGTTAGTTGCTTTTCaagtttatataaaaaataaatacattttttggcttgtgaccacTTACAAAAAAGCTGCATCTTGGAGCACCTTGTTACATTTTAGGGGCCCATTGCAACATGAGCAACATGAGATCACTTCCCTCTCGCTAATTTTGACATGTCACTAATTGAAGTTAACACCATATTTGCGACCTTTGCATGAACCATGTGAGAACCCCGAAGGCATGCAAATTTAACTGCTATTTATGAGTGGTAatcatctgtgaaacatgatGTTGCCACTATTTATGATCCATGTGTTAACAGTGCTCACACCCAAAAACTATTTCCCCTTtagatggtttcatttaatcAAGTGTCTGAGGCCAAAATTTCTAATATTTTACCAAAATAtaagtgaaaaaataattgagaaacatgaaaaataaataaaataatgtagcAGAACTCTCTGCACCTCCTTTTTATAGTATAAAAGTACAACTTTTGTACTAAGTACTTTTGCTAATAATACTACTACTTTTACTTAGGATTTTGAAtgaaggacttttacttgtaatggagtatttttcaTAGAAGTACTGGTattttcacttaagtaaaatatctgaataGTTCTTCAGCTGCAGAGGGTtaaacacacatcagacacatgTGTGTCAGGTTTATTATAGTCCTCAACCACTGGCACAGTCTCAAAGGGCTTTGTGACTGTCTCATTAtggaaaattaaaaaagcaGACTTCTAATTCTCTATAAGTGTATACCACAGTATGAAGTTGCGGGTCAAGACGcagtaataaatatatttcttagAAGTTTACTGACCTTAAGTTGCCAGACAGTAAATGTTTAATTGGGTCAGTATGGTGGTGTGATAAAATGGTGAGCAGGGAGTCCAAAGTTCAAACAGGCGACCTGTTAATAAGGCATCAGTCCTGCTGAAGTCACTGAATTTCTATCACCTCCAAAGCCACTGCTCTGCGATTGACCCTCATTATAAAAGGGGCCTCATCCCTGCAGGGGCCAATAACATCTCACGTAATCATTACACATTATTGTGAATTATCTTTTGAGTGCCTTCCTGTCATTGTCTCCCTGACATTCATTGTAATGAGTCGCATGAGAAACCTGGCCCACTTGGCACCTGTAGTCAATAAGCCAAAACAAACCATGAAATATTACATTCACTAATGCTGTTTAAAGTAGGATGCACACCTTATTCATGAGGTGGGTGATGGACTGTACCAGGCCACAGTGTTTCTCAGCCAGGAAGCGATAtcgcctctcctcctctttcataGCCTCACCATGGCTCTCCCTGAGGAACCGCACATACTCACTACAATCCTGAGGATACACATAATTGACattacatgtatatatacagtaaatatatatagagagagactTATAcagaaaaagtgagaaatacACAGACCTGATTAATTCCTCTGCTTAGCTGTCTATCCAGAGCTGCTGCCTGATTGTGGACTTCCATCTCATAGTGCTTTCTACTGCCCTGTGTAGCAGAGAATTCAGGGCACGTCTTTGTTATATAATCTCAGTCATCCAGAAACTGCAGTATAGTCTCAGTTCAATACCAATCCAGtgaaattaaagacattttCCATTAACAGTGGCAATCTCATCAGGATAAATGTTCATGCTAATATCGTGGTGGAATTAATTGCCACTGCTTTATTGCTAGATTCATTTATCAGATAACTCACTCTACAAACTACTCCTATGTCAATTACTATTCCCAGAATACCCTGCAGttattcattttacttttaatttctgaATATAATTATGAGATAACAGCTTGTCATTCTGTGAGAGCCCCTTTTGACCTTCTTATGCCCTTGTTTGTCCCTCACTCACTGATATGTAGTCTATGTCCAGTCTAATGTTATTTTCCATCTCCTGAAGAACCTCCATGCTGAACCAGCGGAACTGGAACGACACACATAAAATCATATTAAACATGCGAGAAAATGAAGCACATAAGGGTTTTTATCATACTCAGAAGTTGTGATGGACTGATTAGTGTAGTGTTGATGTAACTTACTACTCCCTTCATCTCCATGGTGAGTCTGCTTTGGCTCTCACATATTTGAATCAGAATATCTCCTTGAAGAGAAGTATTACATGctacattatatacagtatattattagaaaacaataaaataaaatcatgcaACTGTGTAATCTTTCTCCTTTGTCCACCTCTTATCTATTCATTAACCCTTGTTCTACACACTAATGCAAAATCTGTGGCTTTATCTCTTAAACACACTgccatatacagtacacactctctcacacacaccagctgacacacacacacacacacttacatttaGCCACTGTGATTCCCAGGTGAAAAAGATTAAAGcgagactatgtaacttttgaaagtaGAAATAACACTTTCTTTGTCTCACAAATGTAAAGTTACGTTAATAAGGAATAAAATACACCATCGTTCTCTTCAATACACTCACTTTAGATACATActgctgtgtaactgacattactgagtcagtttTGCTGACTTTGTGCCACTGTTACACTACATTTAAGCATTTTCCCATGCTTGTCTCTTGTGGCCACAGTGGCTGCTGTTTATGCCACATAAAAACTCTGACTTCTATGAGGTCAGAATATTATGAATAAAATCTAAACATTTTTTGTGGCATGGACACGGATACGGAATAATTTTGGAGATGGGACCTAAACACCTGATAAAAGCTCaaattcttttaaaaagcagttttaATATTACTTTCTAGCATGACATAACATTATATTCAGTAAATATGAACTGCATCACTCTACAGTGAGAGTAGACTAATGATCTAGTTTGGACAGTATCATCAACTCCAACTGCTAAAAGCAACATGAGTCCATTTTAGATCGGCTGGGTTAAGTGAGCAGAGCACGGCCCGCTGCCTGTCATCGTTTATTATTCATGGCCCCTGCTGGCATGTGATACCCGCTCTGTCTCTCAGATAGATCTCAcgaaaaacaaactcaaacatatataaaagctctataaatgtattaaatgtattatgaGCTGCAGGTAAAAAAGTCTATTAGTCTTCATAAGCAATGATTGTTATAGATACTGTGAAATACCTGCATTCAATAACTTTGCAGTTTGtcttacacactcacacatcaaAGCGCATGCtaatcacacatgcacacacacacacacacacatacattttacacatgCACAGAGTGTTAGTAATTGTGAAAGCTGTGTTGTGAAAGTGCTGCCAGAGGGTAAACTTTGGTCCTCATGACACGGAAGAACACTGTTTAATTAGTTTAATAAATGGCCATAAACACATCAAAGACAAAACACTCACATCCTGGCTTGTAGGTATAGAAATTCCCCCTTTTATTACCACTCAATAATCATGAGATTGCATGAGTCAGTTGTGCATGAATGCATAGATGCACATACCTATGGAGCGTGAGGACATGGTTTGGAAAGCCTGCTCGCCAATCTTTGAAAGTGCACTGAAGTAGGCCTCGCTTGTTACTGCaagagctgaaacacacacacacacgcacacacacacacacacacacacacacacacacacacacacacacacacacacacacacacacaatgtagtcatttgaaatgcaaatttatttggcacatcatttccatttcacCATTTCGCATGGAGTTACAAAAGCAGCTAAACAGATCTATTAATTACAAAAGAGGAAATTATTCAATAATTCAAATGGTTATAGGCTATCCATTTCCATACACACAATTATCTCTGTGCTGTCATTTGGAAATATGCTTAAGATTAAAACAAGTCTATCGCATAAAATCACTGCTACCTTTGCATTTTGACCACTTGCAACTGCTTCTActacaaatgattattttaaaattaaactttatttttcagtctTATCCTGGTTTTCACCATATTCTGGATATGATGTTTAAAAGTAGCATGAGAAACCTGGTATTTATATTCCTGTTTACATGATTCTAACAGTATCCAGGTTTTTGATAATCTGTGTCCAGTTGTGTCTTGATTTCTCAACATCTAAGCCACTCATTTCTCTACCAACAGAGAATGTTCAGAAACCTGCATAAGAAGTTTACATGCGACAGTATCCTGGTTTCTATTGGAGTACTCCAGGTACAGTAgcttatccaggtttctgaaaccAAGATAATGTGTCTACATGTGCAGCACATAACCCGGATACTCCAAAAACTTGATCATCACCAGGATACTtgtacacatgtaaacaaagatCAGGCTTTAATAGCAAAGTCAGCGGCGTGGCTATATGGATGACAATGTCTGTCGGTTGGTTCAGagctttgatccagactgaaatatctcataaactactttgttttttcttatttcctctctcattaatcatctcatgacccctcagatttatctgttgaccctttggaggggcccaacccctaggttgggaaccacttgactaaactagctaactgtatataaagtagttcaaactagctccacctccagcagctacaacagtaacatgccgcttacacactgatgcttcagtatcatccaatacctttttaaaaatcttttaagTATAAGAGCTGTGTCAGTTGGATCTAAACAGACTCTAGTTTCATTCTTGGCTAAAGCTGATCAACATGTCAAGAAGTTATGGCTCTGCCCTGAACACAAAGAAGGGGGAACTTATAGCCTCTGTACAGGTGGCAACGAGAGACATCATGATCTGTATTTTATGTCTGCAGGGCATTTGGTGCAGTGGCTCTACTATGAAGTAATTGCTGATGATGTAGCATTAGTGCTACTGCatacattaaacaaacaagtatAATGTGATATAAGTCGTATCACCATGTAAAACTGCATCTGTAGCTGAATTCCATTTGCATTTCGGCATCTTAGAGTcctttcacatttaaaacactGCACGGGTATTAGAGATGATTACAATGTGGATAATGAAGACATAAAATATAGATGCAATTACTGTACATTCACTTTCAAATTAAGagtttaatgataataatctaTTTTCTACCTTATGGGACATACAGCCAACATAGTCCAATATAGAAGTATAGATATAAAAATCAATCCAAACCAGTGTGGCCAATTAAAACTACTTTCAATATCTTAAACCACTTCCTCTATATAGGAAAATTAAATACAGCTGTGGCTCCTTGTTTGTCTGTTGACAATGTTGTCAAAACAACCCTCAAAGGCCTTGGTTACAGGCTCATAACCACGGCCAGATAATTTTGAAGGACTTTGGAATGAGTTCTAGTGAAATCGATACCTAACAGCTCTTGTATACTGTGTACTACCATtagtttgtttaatttatgaCACTTAAAGGACGCATAAAGGAAGGTGTGTGGTTTTCATAGACAGGAACGCCCATACGGTACAAAACATTTAGATAATCTTAAAGTGAGAAATTCTGATTaacatattgtttttctttcttcctttctctctctgtcttaccCTGGAAAGCTTGGACGTAGCTGTTTCCCAGTGAAACCAGTT
The genomic region above belongs to Thunnus albacares chromosome 17, fThuAlb1.1, whole genome shotgun sequence and contains:
- the baiap2l2a gene encoding brain-specific angiogenesis inhibitor 1-associated protein 2-like protein 2, with protein sequence MSGVNSDQLHRATLGIYSGLMDDFNPSLQKLVSLGNSYVQAFQALAVTSEAYFSALSKIGEQAFQTMSSRSIGDILIQICESQSRLTMEMKGVFRWFSMEVLQEMENNIRLDIDYISGSRKHYEMEVHNQAAALDRQLSRGINQDCSEYVRFLRESHGEAMKEEERRYRFLAEKHCGLVQSITHLMNKTGGSLQQRADAWTQDVDATRRPEARRPTTLDNTMGMREEIGKSREEQPLGFIPSRPPSPYGGMSRSGDSAGGGGGVGGGRSMRALVAHQPSGSKPTLLPFTRGEMITVPVQQPKNGWLFGRSDSSSRQGWFPASYVEAVEDFPKSTSSSTSTLRSSSSMSNLFNQAGNSSQNGAPPPPPPPPPYMSSNKHSEMQPVTPTLDRRAESHSENKRSQPHGSQPELFPRGTNPFATVKLKPTLTNDRSGPRLHR